The following are encoded together in the Streptomyces sp. NBC_01465 genome:
- a CDS encoding bifunctional MaoC family dehydratase N-terminal/OB-fold nucleic acid binding domain-containing protein → MNIDGELKVFEGLPAAVAGVGKDVVNEAMIRHWCEAMGDAHPAYPGVAPPTMLQAWTMGGLSGHTARSEAQDELFALLDGAGFTSVVATDCEQEYLRDLRPGDSITFDAVIESVSERKTTKLGTGHFVTTRMDVRADGELAGTHRFRILKYAPAEKKEKGEKKPAGQRPRPVVNRDNAGFWEGVSEHRLLIQRCGGCGTLRFPWLPGCNACGSQEWDTVEASGAGTVYSYVVMHHPPFPAFDPPYAVGLIELSEGVRMVSNVVGVDADKVRIGMPVRLEFLRVDPELELPVFRGSDG, encoded by the coding sequence GTGAATATCGACGGGGAGTTGAAGGTCTTTGAGGGGCTGCCCGCTGCCGTTGCCGGGGTGGGCAAGGACGTCGTCAACGAGGCGATGATCCGGCACTGGTGCGAGGCGATGGGCGATGCCCACCCGGCGTATCCGGGGGTCGCGCCGCCGACGATGCTGCAGGCCTGGACGATGGGCGGGCTCTCTGGGCACACGGCGCGGTCGGAGGCGCAGGACGAGCTGTTCGCGCTGCTCGACGGGGCGGGGTTCACCTCGGTCGTCGCGACCGACTGCGAGCAGGAGTATCTGCGGGATCTGCGGCCGGGGGACTCGATCACCTTCGACGCGGTGATCGAGTCGGTGTCGGAGCGGAAGACGACGAAGCTGGGGACGGGGCACTTCGTCACCACACGGATGGACGTCAGGGCCGACGGGGAGCTGGCCGGGACGCACCGCTTCCGGATCCTCAAGTACGCCCCGGCCGAGAAGAAGGAGAAGGGGGAGAAGAAGCCTGCGGGGCAGCGTCCGCGGCCCGTCGTCAATCGCGACAACGCCGGTTTCTGGGAAGGGGTTTCCGAGCATCGGCTGCTCATCCAGCGGTGCGGGGGATGCGGGACGCTGCGGTTCCCCTGGCTGCCCGGGTGCAATGCGTGCGGGTCGCAGGAGTGGGACACGGTCGAGGCGAGCGGCGCGGGGACGGTCTATTCGTACGTGGTGATGCACCATCCGCCCTTCCCTGCCTTTGATCCCCCTTATGCGGTGGGGCTGATCGAGCTCTCCGAAGGGGTGCGGATGGTCAGCAATGTGGTGGGGGTGGACGCCGACAAGGTGCGGATCGGAATGCCGGTGCGGCTCGAATTCCTGCGGGTGGACCCGGAGTTGGAACTGCCCGTCTTCAGAGGGAGTGACGGCTGA